One Thiocapsa sp. genomic window carries:
- a CDS encoding YhaN family protein translates to MKILELDLRAFGPFTDRRLDLSGGCEGLHLVFGPNEAGKSSALRALRGLLFGIQERTRDDFRHGKQELRLGGRLRNHHGEEIEFVRRKGRKSTLLDPDGKAIGEDALLPFLGEVDDGLFERLFGIDYESLVGGGQTLLEERGREAEALFGTALGATAIHRVLDRLDQEANGLFLPRASKPRINALIGELGETERRVRDASLSVRDWEQAKSSLDRAIRELAAMDTEIAQMTLERSRLERIRRTLPDLVRMARLREQLEGIGAVPVLAEDFATRREEAVAKLARAAEARANAQHRLDGLRVLVRELSDAVSDDLLRESESIDDLRERLGSHRKAAQDRTELVAELARRESEASALLQQVRPDLARDPASADVTRLKPLLARRRRATELGARKAAVIDALAKTRADLAETQERLGLRTAALADLPTAEVSIDLQTALDSARRAGDLDQTLVEDGLALAAQLKTCEQGLSALGLWSGGLADLLAAPLPDEESLRRFADDTRALNEQRQALESKRSEVGAECRRCEEALRVLELSGSVPSEDDLTQSRTHRDRGWSIVKRAWLGGEDVGAEARLYDTEAPLADAFEGALTGADEVADRLRREAGRVHDRATTRARLEAAQRELDETERALGALAVSVARSEEAWHGLWSPCGLTPLPPSEMLPWLARATRLRERILQADVLRERIETREALRASYRAALLSALGIPDAAVEPGSPALAGPELGGLIGLAEGRLRAAEEDERARLALEHEVAELQGRARHLSRELSDAETAHAAWQADWTALMAELGLAPDAGPGEVSDDLQVIADAVAKVEAGALLRTRIAGIDRDADAFVAQTRDCLGRLAVDLLDRPVEESILMLHARLDEQRAIRTRLDELRAQASRTEEEIRDSETAIAAADRVLAELCRQAACDAPEHLPLIEERVHGRRRLAAELADVERALMRAGDGLGIDALAHEAAAVDQDRVAVRLSEIDARLEQELRPAHRALIEEKADADRALKAMGGEGTAAALAEEAQQLLAGIRTHAEQYVRLKLGARILRDEIERFRRQNSDPILGRTSRYFARLTCGAFSAVETDFDEADQPVLVGLRNSGERLRVEAMSTGTRDQLYLALRLANLEQYLQAAEPMPFVVDDILIQFDDERALATLATLADFSAKTQVILFTHHGRDIAQARQLDPGEERVWVHRLG, encoded by the coding sequence ATGAAGATCCTGGAGCTGGACCTGCGCGCATTCGGTCCCTTCACCGACCGCCGTCTCGATCTGAGCGGCGGCTGCGAGGGCCTGCACCTGGTGTTTGGTCCCAACGAGGCCGGAAAAAGCTCGGCACTGCGTGCACTGCGCGGCTTGCTCTTCGGGATCCAGGAGCGCACCCGCGATGACTTCCGACACGGCAAGCAGGAGCTGCGGCTCGGCGGGCGTCTGCGCAACCACCACGGCGAGGAGATTGAATTCGTCCGACGCAAGGGCCGCAAGAGCACCCTGCTCGATCCGGACGGAAAGGCGATCGGCGAGGATGCACTGCTGCCCTTCCTGGGCGAGGTGGACGACGGCCTGTTCGAGCGTCTCTTCGGGATCGATTACGAGAGCCTGGTCGGCGGCGGCCAAACCCTGCTCGAAGAGCGCGGCAGGGAGGCCGAGGCGCTGTTCGGGACCGCGCTCGGCGCCACCGCGATCCACCGGGTTCTGGATCGACTCGATCAAGAGGCCAACGGGCTCTTTCTGCCGCGCGCCTCCAAGCCGCGGATCAACGCCTTGATCGGCGAGCTCGGCGAGACCGAGCGCCGCGTGCGCGATGCGAGTCTTTCGGTCCGTGACTGGGAGCAGGCCAAGTCATCGCTCGATCGGGCGATTCGCGAGCTGGCGGCGATGGACACGGAGATCGCGCAGATGACGCTCGAGCGCAGCCGGCTCGAACGCATTCGGCGCACCCTCCCGGATCTGGTGCGCATGGCCCGGCTGCGGGAGCAGTTGGAGGGGATCGGAGCCGTGCCCGTGCTTGCCGAGGATTTCGCGACCCGCCGCGAGGAGGCGGTTGCCAAACTGGCCCGTGCCGCCGAGGCCCGGGCCAATGCACAGCACCGGCTCGACGGGTTGCGCGTGCTCGTTCGCGAGCTGAGCGATGCCGTGTCGGATGATCTGCTCCGGGAGTCCGAGTCGATCGACGACCTGCGCGAGCGGCTCGGCAGCCATCGCAAGGCCGCGCAGGATCGCACCGAGCTGGTCGCCGAGCTGGCGCGTCGAGAGTCCGAGGCGAGCGCGCTGCTGCAACAGGTGCGGCCGGACCTTGCGCGCGATCCGGCGTCTGCCGATGTGACTCGACTGAAGCCGCTGCTCGCGCGCAGACGACGCGCGACCGAGCTCGGCGCCCGCAAGGCCGCCGTGATCGACGCGCTCGCCAAGACCCGTGCCGATCTCGCCGAGACGCAAGAGCGCCTCGGGCTGCGCACCGCGGCGCTGGCCGATCTGCCCACGGCTGAGGTTTCGATCGATCTACAGACCGCGCTCGATTCCGCGCGCCGTGCCGGAGACCTGGATCAGACGCTCGTCGAGGACGGCCTCGCGCTGGCGGCTCAACTGAAGACGTGCGAGCAGGGGCTGTCCGCACTCGGTCTCTGGTCGGGCGGGTTGGCCGATCTGCTTGCCGCACCCCTGCCGGACGAGGAGAGTCTGCGACGCTTCGCGGACGACACCCGCGCGCTGAACGAACAACGGCAGGCCTTGGAGTCGAAACGTTCGGAGGTGGGCGCCGAGTGTCGGCGATGCGAGGAGGCCCTGCGTGTGCTGGAGCTGAGCGGCTCGGTGCCGTCCGAGGATGATCTGACGCAGTCCCGTACGCATCGCGATCGGGGCTGGTCGATCGTGAAGCGGGCATGGCTCGGCGGCGAGGATGTCGGCGCCGAGGCACGGCTGTACGACACCGAGGCACCTCTTGCGGATGCCTTCGAGGGCGCCTTGACCGGGGCCGACGAGGTCGCCGATCGGCTGCGTCGCGAGGCCGGGCGCGTTCATGACCGGGCGACGACCCGCGCACGACTGGAGGCCGCGCAGCGTGAGCTTGACGAGACCGAGCGCGCGCTGGGCGCGCTGGCGGTGTCTGTCGCCCGTTCCGAGGAGGCATGGCATGGGCTCTGGTCGCCCTGCGGCCTGACCCCGCTGCCGCCGTCCGAGATGCTGCCCTGGCTAGCGCGCGCCACGCGGCTTCGCGAGCGGATCCTCCAGGCCGACGTGCTGCGCGAACGCATCGAGACCCGCGAGGCACTGCGGGCATCGTATCGCGCGGCGCTCCTGAGCGCACTCGGCATCCCGGACGCGGCTGTCGAACCCGGGTCCCCGGCACTCGCCGGGCCCGAGCTCGGCGGCCTCATCGGGTTGGCCGAGGGGCGACTGCGCGCTGCGGAGGAGGATGAGCGTGCGCGTCTTGCGCTGGAGCATGAGGTTGCGGAGCTGCAGGGGCGTGCTCGACACCTGAGCCGCGAGCTGTCGGATGCAGAGACCGCGCACGCCGCATGGCAGGCGGACTGGACGGCGCTCATGGCCGAGCTCGGACTCGCGCCGGATGCCGGCCCCGGCGAGGTCTCGGACGATCTTCAGGTGATCGCGGATGCGGTGGCGAAGGTCGAGGCCGGGGCGCTCTTGAGGACACGCATCGCCGGCATCGATCGGGATGCCGATGCCTTCGTTGCGCAGACCCGCGACTGTCTCGGTCGGCTCGCGGTCGATCTGCTGGACCGTCCGGTGGAGGAGTCGATCTTGATGCTGCATGCCCGGCTCGACGAGCAACGCGCCATCAGGACGCGACTCGACGAGTTGCGCGCCCAGGCGAGTCGCACCGAGGAGGAGATTCGCGACTCGGAGACGGCGATCGCGGCGGCCGATCGTGTCCTCGCCGAGCTGTGTCGTCAGGCCGCCTGCGATGCGCCGGAGCATTTGCCGCTGATCGAGGAGCGCGTCCACGGCCGGCGGCGACTGGCCGCCGAGCTTGCGGATGTCGAGCGCGCACTCATGCGTGCCGGTGACGGCCTCGGGATCGATGCGCTCGCCCACGAGGCGGCCGCCGTCGATCAGGATCGGGTCGCCGTGCGGCTCTCCGAGATCGACGCGCGCCTCGAGCAGGAGCTGCGTCCGGCGCACCGCGCACTGATCGAAGAGAAGGCCGACGCCGATCGCGCACTCAAGGCGATGGGCGGGGAGGGCACCGCCGCCGCGCTCGCCGAGGAGGCCCAACAGCTTCTCGCCGGCATCCGCACCCATGCCGAGCAGTATGTCCGACTCAAGCTCGGGGCGCGCATCCTGCGCGACGAGATCGAACGCTTCCGCCGCCAAAACAGCGACCCGATCCTCGGGCGCACCAGCCGCTATTTCGCGCGCCTGACCTGCGGCGCCTTCAGTGCGGTCGAGACCGATTTCGACGAGGCCGACCAGCCCGTTCTGGTCGGTCTGCGCAACAGCGGCGAGCGACTGCGCGTGGAGGCGATGAGCACGGGCACCCGTGATCAGCTCTATCTGGCGCTGCGCCTTGCCAACCTGGAGCAGTATCTCCAAGCCGCCGAGCCGATGCCGTTCGTCGTCGACGACATCCTCATCCAGTTCGACGACGAGCGCGCGCTCGCCACACTCGCGACCCTGGCCGACTTCTCGGCCAAGACGCAGGTGATCCTCTTCACGCACCACGGCCGCGACATCGCGCAGGCCCGGCAGCTCGATCCGGGCGAAGAGCGGGTTTGGGTCCACCGTTTGGGGTAG
- a CDS encoding DNA repair exonuclease: MRFLHAADVHLDSPLRGLERYEGAPVEEIRGATRRAFENLVALAIEESVDFVLLAGDIYDGDWRDYNTGLFFSGQMGRLNDHGIPVFLIAGNHDAASQITKALRPPPNLSVFATRAPETWVLEHLGVAIHAQGFPSRAVTDDLSRAYPQGDPALFNIGLLHTSLDGRPGHEPYAPCTADGLRAKGYQYWALGHVHQRELIADDPYILFPGNIQGRHIRETGPKGCTLVRVEEGQVVDIEPRALDVVRWAICPVTVSDVRSLDQILPLVEHALAEASDAAEGRLLATRLRLVGRSPIHSRLHAEHERLINECRAMVSSAGLADVWIEKLVVETHPSAMVSELSREDAFGGLLRTIHALEVDGERLSALSEEVDALALKLPPALRGGDDPFDPADPEYLSGCLEDVKALLVERLRGQGAGPESEE, from the coding sequence TTGAGATTCCTGCATGCCGCCGATGTGCATCTCGACAGCCCGCTGCGCGGACTCGAACGCTACGAGGGCGCACCGGTCGAGGAGATCCGCGGGGCGACCCGCCGGGCCTTCGAGAATCTGGTCGCACTCGCGATCGAGGAGTCGGTCGACTTCGTCCTGCTGGCCGGCGACATCTACGACGGGGACTGGCGCGACTACAACACCGGACTCTTCTTCTCCGGCCAGATGGGTCGTCTCAACGATCATGGGATCCCGGTCTTCCTGATCGCCGGCAACCACGATGCCGCGAGTCAAATCACCAAGGCGCTGCGCCCGCCGCCGAATCTCTCGGTCTTCGCCACGCGCGCACCCGAGACCTGGGTCCTCGAGCACCTCGGCGTGGCCATCCACGCTCAAGGGTTTCCGAGCCGCGCGGTGACGGACGACCTGAGCCGGGCCTATCCGCAAGGCGATCCCGCACTCTTCAACATCGGGTTGCTCCACACCTCGCTCGACGGGCGACCCGGCCATGAGCCCTACGCGCCCTGCACTGCGGACGGCCTGAGAGCAAAAGGGTACCAGTATTGGGCGCTCGGCCATGTCCACCAGCGCGAGTTGATCGCGGATGACCCCTATATCCTCTTCCCGGGCAACATCCAGGGCCGCCATATCCGCGAGACGGGGCCGAAAGGCTGCACCCTGGTGCGGGTCGAGGAGGGCCAGGTCGTGGACATCGAGCCGCGGGCGCTCGATGTCGTGCGTTGGGCGATCTGCCCGGTGACTGTGAGCGACGTGCGCAGCCTGGACCAGATCCTCCCGCTGGTCGAGCACGCGCTTGCCGAGGCGTCGGACGCGGCCGAGGGCCGTCTTCTCGCCACACGTCTGCGTCTCGTCGGGCGCAGTCCGATCCATTCGCGCCTGCACGCCGAGCATGAGCGCCTGATCAACGAGTGTCGGGCCATGGTGTCCTCCGCAGGTCTGGCGGACGTCTGGATCGAGAAACTGGTCGTGGAGACGCATCCGTCGGCGATGGTCTCCGAGCTGTCGCGCGAGGATGCCTTCGGCGGCCTGCTGCGCACCATCCACGCCTTGGAGGTCGACGGCGAGCGTCTCTCCGCACTGAGCGAGGAGGTCGATGCGCTGGCCCTCAAGCTGCCGCCCGCCTTGCGCGGCGGCGATGATCCGTTCGATCCAGCGGACCCCGAGTATCTGTCCGGCTGCCTCGAGGACGTGAAGGCACTCTTGGTGGAGCGGCTGCGCGGGCAAGGCGCCGGCCCGGAGAGCGAAGAATGA
- a CDS encoding RibD family protein — MIRSKSTQCERSDPPPRRHDTDAARAWSLILSAARLARNAAWSLDHPLALRADPDGRVSPVDPAHRSQADLLWLPRAGWRAGDRAADRTEDCHDEDPALALFDLYLPLCRPHPGPVEVIAHLGQSIDGYIATADGDARFVTGEANIRHLHRMRALSDAVLVGAETVAADDPRLTTRMVPGPNAVRVVLDPRRRLSCERYLFNDGEAETLLCCDRARIRPGEKHHRQAELIGVPAESDGLDLGALLRALAERGLRRIFIEGGGATVSRFLQAGRLSRLQIAVAPLVIGSGRPGVRLPPTERLADALRPATRIFRMGEDVLYDFDLSAEAPDHSPDAPPQITINDVAISRAELSRIR, encoded by the coding sequence ATGATCCGCTCCAAGAGCACTCAGTGCGAGCGATCCGACCCGCCGCCGCGTCGGCACGACACCGACGCCGCTCGCGCCTGGTCGCTGATTCTGAGTGCCGCACGACTGGCGCGCAATGCCGCCTGGTCGCTGGATCATCCGCTGGCCTTGCGTGCCGACCCCGACGGACGGGTGTCGCCCGTCGACCCGGCACATCGCTCGCAAGCGGATCTGCTCTGGCTCCCGCGGGCGGGCTGGCGCGCCGGAGATCGGGCAGCGGATCGCACCGAGGATTGCCATGACGAGGATCCGGCGCTCGCACTCTTCGATCTCTATCTTCCCTTGTGCCGCCCGCATCCGGGTCCGGTCGAGGTCATCGCCCATCTCGGTCAGAGCATCGATGGCTACATCGCCACGGCCGACGGGGATGCCCGCTTCGTCACCGGCGAGGCCAACATTCGCCACCTGCACCGCATGCGTGCGCTCAGCGATGCCGTGCTGGTCGGCGCCGAGACCGTCGCCGCGGACGATCCGCGCCTGACCACGCGGATGGTCCCCGGACCGAATGCGGTACGGGTGGTCTTGGACCCGCGACGACGTCTGTCCTGCGAGCGTTATCTCTTCAACGACGGCGAGGCCGAGACACTGCTGTGTTGCGATCGCGCCCGCATCCGGCCCGGCGAGAAACACCACCGGCAGGCCGAGCTGATCGGGGTGCCGGCCGAGTCCGACGGGCTCGATCTGGGTGCGCTCCTGCGCGCCCTTGCCGAGCGGGGTCTGCGCAGGATCTTCATCGAAGGCGGCGGCGCCACGGTCTCGCGATTCCTGCAGGCCGGGCGGCTGTCGCGCCTGCAGATTGCGGTCGCCCCGCTCGTGATCGGCAGTGGTCGGCCGGGTGTGCGACTGCCGCCGACCGAACGCTTGGCGGATGCCTTGCGCCCGGCGACGCGTATCTTTCGTATGGGCGAGGACGTGCTGTATGACTTCGATCTGAGCGCGGAAGCGCCTGATCATTCCCCCGATGCGCCCCCCCAAATTACGATCAACGACGTTGCAATCAGCCGAGCGGAGCTCTCCCGCATCCGCTAA
- a CDS encoding class I SAM-dependent methyltransferase produces MGDFDADWLRLRAPADRRARAADLPLLLRPQLPKGQMLHILDLGCGTGSNLHALAPVLGGAQAWLCLDADADLLDRLAEETQAWAQASGFDWDATDRRVTGAEPDLTCTLAPRRFDLARDLDALPIEGIGLVTASALLDLVSETWLAGLVSQCAKVRVPILTALTYDGRVAFEPALSLDREVIEAVNRHQGRDKGFGPALGPSANGRLAILAAARGYWVEVRTSDWRIRRSERELQAALIRGWSRAAREEAPASDQAGIAHWEAVRLAAVERGCSRINVGHRDLLAIPRRA; encoded by the coding sequence ATGGGTGATTTCGACGCCGACTGGTTGCGACTGCGCGCGCCCGCGGATCGCCGTGCCCGAGCCGCCGATCTGCCGCTCTTGTTGCGTCCGCAGCTTCCGAAAGGGCAGATGCTTCATATCCTGGACCTGGGGTGCGGGACCGGCTCCAACCTGCATGCCCTGGCGCCGGTCTTGGGCGGTGCGCAGGCATGGCTCTGTCTGGATGCGGATGCCGACCTTTTGGATCGTTTGGCCGAGGAAACCCAAGCGTGGGCGCAGGCATCGGGTTTTGATTGGGACGCGACCGATCGACGGGTCACGGGGGCCGAGCCTGACCTGACCTGCACGCTGGCGCCCCGTCGCTTCGACCTCGCGCGCGATTTGGACGCGCTTCCGATCGAAGGCATCGGGTTGGTCACCGCCTCTGCGCTGCTCGATCTGGTGTCGGAGACCTGGCTCGCCGGGTTGGTCTCGCAGTGCGCGAAGGTCCGCGTGCCGATCCTGACGGCCTTGACCTACGACGGCCGCGTGGCCTTCGAGCCCGCCTTGAGCCTCGATCGCGAGGTGATCGAGGCGGTGAATCGCCATCAGGGTCGCGACAAGGGATTCGGCCCGGCCCTGGGACCGAGCGCGAACGGTCGGTTGGCGATCTTGGCGGCCGCGCGGGGTTATTGGGTCGAGGTGCGGACGAGCGACTGGCGGATTCGACGCTCGGAACGGGAGCTGCAGGCGGCCCTGATCCGCGGCTGGTCCCGGGCAGCCCGCGAAGAGGCGCCCGCATCGGATCAGGCGGGGATCGCGCACTGGGAGGCGGTTCGGCTCGCCGCCGTCGAGCGCGGTTGCTCCCGAATCAACGTCGGTCATCGCGATCTTCTCGCCATCCCGCGGCGGGCTTAA
- a CDS encoding glycosyltransferase family 4 protein has translation MKQAGPIWFLIPGDLATPTGGYRYDRRIIDGLRRLGRHVRTERLDDSFPEPTADALADADRRLAIIPDGDLVIIDGLAFGLLGDVAALHARRLRLIALVHHPLALETGIFAARAEALRMSESRALAVARRVVVTSAATADILIRDYGVPKERIRVVEPGTDPAPLAAGSDESVLNLLCVAATTPRKGHDILLRALAPLVDRPWRLDCVGSLTRCTRTSIALRCLSERLGLSDRVNFAGAVDEPRLDVFYHRADLFVLPTRFEGYGMVLTEALARGLPIVSTGIGPIPNLVPADAGLLVEPDDPAALEVALARVLDDAGLRRSLAAGARSARARLGGWDAASAELGCVLEGVHDG, from the coding sequence ATGAAACAGGCAGGCCCCATCTGGTTCCTGATCCCCGGTGACCTGGCCACGCCGACCGGCGGCTATCGCTACGATCGGCGGATCATCGACGGCTTGCGTCGCCTGGGTCGGCACGTCCGGACCGAGCGTCTCGACGACAGCTTTCCCGAGCCGACCGCGGATGCTTTGGCGGATGCCGACCGCCGCCTCGCAATCATCCCGGACGGCGACCTGGTGATCATCGACGGGTTGGCCTTCGGACTGCTCGGGGATGTTGCCGCCCTCCACGCACGACGTTTGCGCTTGATCGCGCTGGTGCATCACCCCCTCGCTTTGGAGACGGGTATCTTTGCCGCGCGGGCCGAAGCATTGCGCATGAGCGAATCACGGGCCTTGGCGGTCGCCCGCCGAGTGGTGGTCACCAGCGCCGCGACCGCGGACATCCTGATCCGCGACTACGGGGTCCCGAAGGAGCGGATTCGCGTCGTCGAGCCCGGCACCGATCCGGCGCCGCTCGCGGCAGGCTCGGACGAATCCGTCCTGAACCTGCTCTGCGTGGCCGCCACGACACCGCGCAAGGGTCATGACATCCTTTTGCGCGCACTCGCGCCTCTGGTCGATCGGCCCTGGCGGTTGGACTGTGTCGGCAGCCTGACCCGCTGCACGCGGACCAGCATCGCCTTGCGCTGTCTCTCCGAGCGCTTGGGTCTGTCCGATCGCGTGAACTTTGCGGGCGCGGTCGACGAGCCTCGGCTCGACGTCTTTTATCATCGGGCGGACCTGTTCGTCCTGCCGACCCGCTTCGAGGGCTACGGCATGGTCCTGACCGAGGCGCTGGCGCGCGGTCTGCCGATCGTCAGCACCGGGATCGGGCCGATCCCGAACCTGGTGCCTGCGGATGCGGGGCTCTTGGTGGAGCCCGACGATCCCGCGGCGCTCGAGGTCGCCTTGGCCCGGGTGCTGGACGATGCGGGGCTGCGCCGCAGTCTGGCTGCGGGCGCTCGGTCTGCGCGCGCTCGCCTGGGCGGTTGGGATGCTGCAAGCGCCGAGCTCGGCTGCGTCTTGGAAGGTGTGCACGATGGGTGA
- a CDS encoding 6-carboxytetrahydropterin synthase, with protein MYSVCVRDHIMIAHSFRGDVFGPAQRLHGATYVVDVEFRRPELDADGLVLDIGLASQTLRALLADLDYRNLDEEPDFQGRNTSTEFLARVIFDRMAAQLSAGALGEGAHAITALRVQLSESHVAWAAYASDLPQQPHA; from the coding sequence ATGTACAGCGTCTGTGTTCGCGACCACATCATGATCGCGCATAGCTTTCGAGGGGATGTCTTCGGACCGGCACAGCGGCTGCACGGGGCCACCTACGTGGTGGATGTGGAGTTCCGCCGTCCCGAGTTGGACGCCGACGGGCTGGTGCTCGACATCGGGCTCGCCAGCCAGACACTGCGTGCGCTTTTGGCCGATCTGGACTATCGGAATCTGGACGAGGAGCCGGACTTCCAGGGCCGCAATACCTCGACCGAATTTCTCGCGCGTGTCATCTTCGATCGCATGGCCGCGCAATTGAGTGCAGGCGCGCTCGGCGAGGGTGCCCATGCGATCACGGCCCTGCGCGTGCAGCTCAGCGAGTCACACGTCGCCTGGGCGGCCTACGCCTCCGATCTGCCCCAACAGCCGCATGCATGA
- a CDS encoding dehydrogenase: MPGESIRNASDSPPAVSERGVSSCARAYWVTGPLQGELREEPLAPPGPGEALVRTLYTGISRGTEALVLRGDVPPSEYAGMRAPFQAGDFPWPVKYGYCNVGRVEAGPPDWIGKTVFCLYPHQSAYCVPIEAMHRIPDAVPPARAVLAANLETAVNGLWDAAPRIGDHIAVVGAGSVGVLCAWLAARIPGCRVELIDINPRRRKIAERLGVDFALPADARGDADLVIHASGSSAGLEQALALAGFEATVLELSWYGTRHVTLPLGAAFHRRRLTLRSSQVGQVATAQRARWDDRRRLGLALSLLADPALDALVSGEDAFDDLPAVQVRLATDPGDALMQRIRYP, encoded by the coding sequence ATGCCCGGCGAGTCGATTAGGAACGCAAGCGACTCGCCCCCGGCGGTGTCGGAGCGAGGGGTCTCGTCGTGCGCCCGTGCCTACTGGGTGACCGGTCCCCTGCAAGGTGAGCTGCGCGAGGAGCCGCTTGCACCGCCCGGCCCCGGCGAGGCACTGGTGCGGACCCTCTACACGGGCATCAGCCGCGGGACCGAGGCGCTGGTATTGCGCGGCGATGTGCCGCCGAGCGAATACGCCGGGATGCGCGCACCCTTTCAGGCCGGCGATTTTCCCTGGCCGGTCAAGTACGGCTACTGCAACGTCGGCCGCGTCGAGGCCGGTCCGCCGGATTGGATCGGGAAGACGGTCTTCTGTCTCTATCCGCACCAGAGCGCCTATTGCGTTCCGATCGAGGCCATGCATCGGATTCCAGACGCGGTCCCGCCGGCGCGCGCCGTCTTGGCGGCGAACCTCGAGACCGCCGTCAACGGCCTCTGGGACGCCGCGCCGCGGATCGGCGACCATATCGCCGTCGTCGGTGCCGGGTCGGTCGGCGTGCTCTGTGCTTGGCTGGCTGCGCGTATCCCGGGGTGCCGGGTCGAGTTGATCGACATCAATCCGCGTCGCCGTAAGATCGCCGAGAGACTCGGGGTCGACTTCGCCTTGCCGGCGGATGCGCGCGGCGATGCCGATCTCGTCATCCACGCCAGCGGTTCATCGGCAGGCTTGGAGCAGGCGCTCGCGCTGGCCGGCTTCGAGGCGACCGTCCTGGAGCTGAGCTGGTACGGCACCAGGCACGTCACCCTGCCGCTCGGCGCGGCCTTCCACCGGCGCCGCCTGACCTTGCGCTCCTCCCAAGTCGGCCAGGTTGCGACGGCGCAGCGTGCACGTTGGGACGATCGTCGGCGCCTCGGTCTTGCGCTGTCACTGCTCGCCGATCCGGCGCTCGATGCCCTGGTCAGCGGCGAGGATGCGTTCGATGATCTGCCGGCCGTGCAGGTTCGTTTGGCAACGGATCCGGGCGATGCCCTGATGCAGCGCATCCGGTATCCATGA
- a CDS encoding FkbM family methyltransferase, translating to MTDGNGAGRGGLRTALGVVRSLGIYYLHRRRARMDAFYRAFLAPDDLAFDIGSHVGDRIGCFRRIGARVLAVEPQPLLVRTLRWLYGRDPAVRIEATAVGRESGRAQLRLNRANPTVSTLSTGFISAARDAQGWESQHWDGAIEVACTRLDDLIERHGMPRFVKIDVEGYEAEVLGGLTRPVDGLSFEFTTIQKDVGRRALEECSRLGYSRFNAVLGESYVFVHDVWVDAAAIGRWLDALPHAANSGDIYARRVD from the coding sequence GTGACTGATGGCAATGGCGCCGGGCGGGGTGGTCTGCGGACCGCCCTCGGCGTGGTGCGTTCGCTCGGGATCTACTATCTACATCGGCGTCGTGCCCGCATGGACGCCTTCTATCGTGCCTTTCTCGCCCCGGACGATCTGGCCTTCGACATCGGCAGTCATGTCGGGGATCGCATCGGCTGCTTTCGGCGGATCGGCGCCCGCGTGCTGGCGGTCGAGCCGCAGCCGCTGTTGGTGCGAACGCTGCGCTGGCTCTACGGACGCGACCCGGCGGTGCGGATCGAGGCCACCGCGGTCGGGCGCGAGTCCGGTCGGGCGCAGCTGCGCCTGAACCGTGCCAATCCGACGGTCAGCACACTCTCGACAGGCTTTATCTCGGCGGCGCGTGATGCGCAGGGATGGGAGTCGCAGCATTGGGACGGCGCGATCGAGGTCGCCTGCACCCGGTTGGACGACCTGATCGAGCGTCACGGCATGCCGCGTTTCGTGAAGATTGATGTGGAGGGTTACGAGGCCGAGGTGCTCGGCGGATTGACCCGGCCGGTCGATGGCTTGTCGTTCGAATTCACGACGATCCAGAAGGACGTCGGGCGTCGTGCTTTGGAGGAATGTTCGAGATTGGGCTATTCACGATTCAACGCCGTGCTCGGGGAGTCCTATGTCTTTGTCCATGACGTCTGGGTCGACGCCGCCGCGATCGGCCGCTGGCTCGATGCCTTGCCGCACGCCGCCAACTCGGGAGACATCTATGCCCGGCGAGTCGATTAG